ATCCTTTCTGAACCATTTTAATTCCATGCCCGGAGATATTTCAGGTCGTCGTGTAAAACCGGATTTTTCGTAAAATCCTGCTTTATCCTTTGCCGAAAATAATTGTATATCCCTTATTTGATGCGTTTTGCATTTAAGTACAAGTTGTTCCAGTATCTTTTTTCCAAGACCCTTACTTTGGTATTCAGGCAAAATAATCAAATCGATGATGAGGGCATGTATAATACCATCACTAATGAGCCTTCCTAAACCGACCAATTGATCCCCGTCGTATGCTGAATAGGTGTACCAGCTGTTGTGTATTGCATACTCTAGTTCCTTATCAGAAAGTTTGTATGAATTGTTCCATCCGGTAGTTAAAAAAAGTTCCAAAAACTTTTTTGTTTCAGGGACTTTTTCCGAAAATATGAATTCTGGTAACTGCATTATAATTCTCTTTTTAAACCTTAATCATTGATTTATTATCTTCTTGCAGGTGCCGGAAAAATAATTTCACTTTCATGTCCATCAGCATCAATCGATTGCACTGCGAAAAAATAATTATCTTTTGAATAAGGAAGCTCAATAGAAGTTTCTTTTACAAATATTTTTCTTTCCCACAACGCTTGATAAGTTTCCCGCATCAATACATAATACCCGGCCGGCTTTTTACCTTTGGAGGGTGCTTCCCAGCTCAGATTGGTTGAGTTGCTGAGTCCGGCTAAACTAATGCCAACATTTTCAGGGGCATAAGGAGCTAATGCTAAATTGGCTAAAGTTGCCAGGTTGATCCCTGCATTTTTACGCACATATTCATAATCAACAAATTCTGGAGTATCTCCGTAATGGATCCCATTTTCTTCTCTTACAACCTGATGGGTCCTATCATAGTTCTCATTGAATTCAGTAATTCGAACGGCTATAAAACCTAATTTACAGAAAGGAGTATGATCACCACCACGGCCGAAACGATCATTTCGATAAATGAGTGTAACACTCAACTGGTCAACATAACGTTCGCCTATTTCCTTCACATAACGTGCTAATTGTCTGGCTTTGCCATCATTCTCCATGGCAGAATACGCCCTTGCTTTAGCCATTTGTTCAGTTTCAAGTTGAGGAATACCTTCGCTGAATACGCGTACTTTCATATTGTCGTTCAACAAAGTTCCGCTCGATCCGCTATTCCCGATCATATCGTTATTGAGCATGGCAACAAGGTTCCAGTTTTCGGATTTTGCAATTGATGCCATATTAGCGGCACCAAGTAGTCCATGTTCTTCACCTGAAACAGCGGTAAAAATAATGGTTCCGGAGAATGCTTTTTTAGACATGATGCGCACCAATTCCATGATGGCCGCTACTCCTGAAGCATCATCATTTGCTCCCGGGGCGAACACTTTTCCGTCGTTATTGTCTTCAGCACGGGAATCCAAATGTGCGCTGATTAAAAATATCCTGTCATCAGTCGGATCGTTTCCTTTAAGTGTGGCAACCACATTTTGTAATTCCAACTCTGTTTTGATTCGTTGACCTTCACCACCGGCTTTATATTTAACCAATTCAACACTTAAGCGTCCGTTTGAAGAAGGGATGGACTTTTCCATTTCAGTTTTAATCCAGTTCCAGGCTGCTCCAATACCTTGCCTGGTGTCGTTTTGAACGCTTAAATTATTTCTTGAATTAAAACTTACCAGTTTACGTACAGTCGCTTCTATATTCTTACTTGAAATTTCGTCGACCATTTGTTTAATAGCCGGATCGCGAACGACGGTTGTTTGAGGATAGGCTATAAAAACCAAAATGAAGCTAAATACGAATGATAAGGCTGATTTTTTCATGAGTTAGGCTTTAGGTAAATATTTAATAAGTATAAAATTCAATATTTTGAATGTAAAGTTATGAAAAGTGTAATCATATTTTTACCAATTCACGTTTATTCTGTCATGGCTATCGCCCTGATCGGAGAACCGTCAATTCGGTCAAGTTTTAAAGGAAAACATTGGAAAGTGAAAAATTCGGTTCCTAATTGATCTAAATTGTTCAGGTTCTCAATAATTAATATTTCCTTATTCAAAAGGGTAAGATGAACAGGGACAGTTTCACTTTTAATATGGTCGATCGAAATAATATCAAGCCCAATCCCTTTTAAGTTGAAGTTTGACAACCAGATAGCAGATTCTAAAGATAGAACCGGAAAATGATCAAAATAGTCTGTTGTATTCCATTTTTTATACCAACCCGAATTAAAGATAATAAACTCAGATTGCTGAATATCAGCTTCATATTTCAATAAATATGATAATGGAATTTCTTGATTTGCGAATTCATGACAAGGAATTTGAATGGCTTTTCCATGAAATTTTGAAATTGGAAAATCGGTAAGGGTTTTTGCCTGATCAATCATGTGTGAAGGAGCATCGATATGGGTCCCATTATGTGAATGCATTTCAATTGAAGTGATGGCAAAGCCATGATCTTTAACATTTCTCAAACTCTTTAATTCAGGCATTTTCATTCCCTCAAATACTAAATCTCCTGATTTTATGCTATGTGATAAATCAATAATTGACATACTCGTTTTTTTGTTAAAAGTTAAAATATATGATGCGAATTTATTGA
This Bacteroidota bacterium DNA region includes the following protein-coding sequences:
- a CDS encoding GNAT family N-acetyltransferase, which produces MQLPEFIFSEKVPETKKFLELFLTTGWNNSYKLSDKELEYAIHNSWYTYSAYDGDQLVGLGRLISDGIIHALIIDLIILPEYQSKGLGKKILEQLVLKCKTHQIRDIQLFSAKDKAGFYEKSGFTRRPEISPGMELKWFRKD
- a CDS encoding M28 family metallopeptidase yields the protein MKKSALSFVFSFILVFIAYPQTTVVRDPAIKQMVDEISSKNIEATVRKLVSFNSRNNLSVQNDTRQGIGAAWNWIKTEMEKSIPSSNGRLSVELVKYKAGGEGQRIKTELELQNVVATLKGNDPTDDRIFLISAHLDSRAEDNNDGKVFAPGANDDASGVAAIMELVRIMSKKAFSGTIIFTAVSGEEHGLLGAANMASIAKSENWNLVAMLNNDMIGNSGSSGTLLNDNMKVRVFSEGIPQLETEQMAKARAYSAMENDGKARQLARYVKEIGERYVDQLSVTLIYRNDRFGRGGDHTPFCKLGFIAVRITEFNENYDRTHQVVREENGIHYGDTPEFVDYEYVRKNAGINLATLANLALAPYAPENVGISLAGLSNSTNLSWEAPSKGKKPAGYYVLMRETYQALWERKIFVKETSIELPYSKDNYFFAVQSIDADGHESEIIFPAPARR
- a CDS encoding cyclase family protein, whose protein sequence is MSIIDLSHSIKSGDLVFEGMKMPELKSLRNVKDHGFAITSIEMHSHNGTHIDAPSHMIDQAKTLTDFPISKFHGKAIQIPCHEFANQEIPLSYLLKYEADIQQSEFIIFNSGWYKKWNTTDYFDHFPVLSLESAIWLSNFNLKGIGLDIISIDHIKSETVPVHLTLLNKEILIIENLNNLDQLGTEFFTFQCFPLKLDRIDGSPIRAIAMTE